Part of the Prunus dulcis chromosome 8, ALMONDv2, whole genome shotgun sequence genome is shown below.
cccctcTTGTCCCTTGTTGCATCCGCCCCTGCTTATTTCTACATAGTTTTTAAGCAACTGAAGGTTTCTTTCAGGTGGGTATTTGGTTATTGCCTCAAAGATGAATGATCTAATGACCAAGTCATTCCTCAGTTACGTGGACCTCAAGAAACAGGCCATGAAAGACCTTGAATCGGAACCCGACCTCGAAATGGGCAAACTTGGCCCTGCTGATGAACAGAACCTTACCCAATTTTTCGAAGAAGTGACTGCAATCAAGGCTGATATGGAAGAGATTACAAACCTTCTTCTTGATCTTCAGGACCTGAATGAAGAAACCAAGTCTACTCACAGTGCTAAAGTTCTTAGAGGGTTAAGAGATAGAATTAATGCTGACATGGTAGCTATTCTGAGGAAAGCAAAAGGCATCAAAGCAAGATTGGAGTCGCTTGACCACTCGAATGTGGCTAATCGAAATGTATCAGTGGAGTACAAGGAAGGTAGCCCTGTTGATCGAATGAGGATTTCGGTGACTAATGGTTTGAGAGCTAAGCTGAGAGATATGACGAATGATTTTCAGTCCTTGAGAGAACAGATTGTTAAAGAGCACAAAGAAGGTCTCAAGAGGAGGTATTATAATGCCACTGGGGAGGAAGCAAGTGAGGAAGTGATTGATAAGATGATTTTGGAAAGTGGGCAGATCAAAGTTTTTGAGGGGAAGGCTGAGCTGGCAATGGAGAATCAGCAGAGGCATGAGGCCTTGAAGGACTTGCAGAGAAGCTTGACAGAACTCCATCAAGTTTTCCTGGACATGGCAATGATGGTTGAAAAGCAAGGGGAACAAATGGATGATATTGAACAGAATGTGGCTGATGCTGGAGCTTACATTCATGGTGGAACCAATGCTCTTTTTTCTGCTAAGCAGATGaagcagagaagaagaagatgggtttgtTGGATTGGGGCTTTGGTGTTGCTTGTGTTGCTGGTATGCCTGATTTCCATCTTAGCTTCTTGAAATCGTAGAGATCAAAGTTCATCCTGGATGTGGCTGTTATTGTTGTGCTGTAGTGGAGTTTTGGTCTGTGAATAATATACTGGAGTTGACTATACTGGCTGGCGGATTCAGTGGTTTCTTTCATTGCATTTGTCATTTAGAATGCACGGTTTGATGACTTTCTTGTTTTAGGCATAGCAATATGTTTGATGTATCTCCTCATCTTTCCACATATTTTTCTTCCtgtaatttggatttttttggaaCAGTGATTCTCTTCTTGAATGTTTTGAAGCTTGATATGCATGATTTTGGCCCTACTTGTGATCTGAAACATTTTGCTCTTTTGTTATTGGTGCTTCTGCTCGGTAGATTTATGCATGTTGGTGACTCATCGACTGAAGATGATAgcttatttctatttttcatgttGCATCTACAAATATGCTAGGAAGGGATCTTTGGTCTAGGTCCAGGGTTTAGAGAGCTTAAAGGAGCCTTATATATTGCAATATGGAGggttgataaccatttcaattttagtttttagttcatattttttgtgttaaaGTATAGAGGAACAAGGgggagaatggagaatgagagtgaagaTGGGATTTAGAGGGAAGATGAGAGGGGAGGATGGGAGGGAGAagtaacaaaattgaaaacaaaaattaaaaactgaaatctatttgaaattgttttcactttcaagtttttgtcacttttgttactcctccctcccatcctcccctctcatcctctctctcaatctcacaTTCACTcccattctcactctcattttcctctatactctagcacaaatgaaaactaaaaactaaaattgaaatggttgaaaactaaaaactaaaattgaaatggttatcaaacgggcccTTAGTTAGCCACTTTGAATTAAAATGTGGCCTTCTGTTTGGTTATGTTGCTGTGTTTACCTGGATTATCAGCCCTGAACCTTATGGCACCCCAACCACCGGTGGGAACTCCAACTGTGTTTCTCTCAGGAGGATCCACCAAGTTATACTTTGCCGGGTCCTTTTTCAGGTTGAAGTTCCCAGTTCCACTACCGACAACAAAGAAATTATAACCATGAAGGTGGAAGGGATAAGACTCCACTGTGAGAAGATTGGTGTCTTGTAGCACCAACTCAACTGATGAATTGTACGCAATTTTGCTAAGCCGGGTGCCTAGTTTAGTGCCAAGGTTGGCAGTGAGTAGTGCACCAGTATAATTGAAAGGTGTTGGAGGGCGGTCTGGAAAATCTGTTGTAAATACTCCCTTGGTGTTGAAATAATGAGCTTGAAGCAGCCCAATTTGGGGCATCACGAAAGTGATATTGTTTAAAGAAGCAGTGAGCTGTGTTCCATTGAGGCTAGTCGTGCATTGGCTAATTCCCAACCTGATCGTGTAAAAGAGATGTCGATCAACTTTAAGAGGTACACTGGCCTGGAACTGTGCTGTGTTTAGACTTCTTAGCTTGGCATTGAAGCTCAATGCAAAAGCTGTGTTATTGAGTGCCGGGAGTTGGGGAAGAACTGGCTGCGCAGTAtttgggatgcctttgtactGCAGTATTCTAGTGGCAGTTTTGTTGTCAATGGAAACCGGTGCGTCCATGAATGGCCTAGCTGCCATGAAATATCTGCTGGGCGCTTGGTTGGCTTGAACGAGAACGTTCGTGGTCTGGCCTGGCACAATTAGTATTGCTTGAGATGTGAATGATTTGGTGTAGACTGCATCAATTTCTACCACTATCAAGTTGTGTCCAGCAATGACAAAAAATAGCTCATCATTGAGTGCTGATGATTCGTAGCAGGTACGTCTCTCCCTGTTCAACCTCCAATGCATAGGTATCTGAGattgccaaaacaaaaaatgagaaagcaaaatcccatttttcagttttaaatAGCGGtgtcttaaaaaaaaataaaaagtgatcTTGAGTATCTTGATTCTTGTTTCATGGATGGAAAAAACTCTTGCATACAACGTTACTTTCACAATAACTAGTCTAATGACCAGCATGTGAGAGTTGCATTGTATACACCAACTCACCTAAGACAATATTAGCCTCCTTGTATGGCTGAGGAAATGGAAAACCTGTCCCTTGTTTAGGTAAGATGACAATTGCTCCATACACAGTGGCTCTTAGCAAAAAAATATGTTCATGCCACCATAGAGTTCCTCTTTGCCCTGTTATAGTAATATTGTAGGTGTAACCATGCCCTGTCTTGATAGGACATTGTGTGATATATATGCAGGCCCATCCACCCACCCGTTTTGATATTGCTTTAATCCATGCCTacaaaattcaaccaaaatgTCACattaaaaaacccaaatgtTCATATTAGTTTATGGTGTCATATTATTATCAATTCACATATAAATTTCCTACCAATGAATTGACATATTGTATTGTGCATGGTTGGTAACATTGACAAGATGTGTATCTCCTTCTCTAGCATAAACTGTAGGTCCAGGGATCATCCCATTTACTTTAACAATGGGTTTAGAATGGCACAACCTGGTCACATTCTTCACTTGGACCTGAAAATAGATGtagagataaataaataaagcaaccTATACTATAGATATGCTTTTAAAGTGTGACAATATTATGAAGTGCTCACATCAAATTGGTATGTTTTCAAAGCAGCTTTGGCTGGAGTTGAAATGAACCCAGCTAAACATAAGAAGAGAACTGCAGAACCCCAGCAGAAACCATTGGTTTTTGCCATTTTCCGTGATGTCAATGTTCGAATACAATAGCTGTGGGGGAagtttaaaacaaattaagcaTCAGTTTGGAAGAGGGAGGCGTTGTTGTCAACATTAGGTAGAAACTGAAGAGGTTTCATTTGAAAACTGGAAGAGGGAAACAGAGGAGCTGAAGATCTTTAATCtcgtaatttaaaaaaaaaaaaaaaattatttattgtttaGAGAAATGAGGGTCTAAGCAAGCAAGAGAGGTACGTGAAGCTAAGCATATGGCTCTCTTAAGCTTTAGAGTCAAGGAAAATGGTTGGCATCCACCGTGTGTTTCTTGTTGACATATCcacttttccccttttttttgaGCTACTATGCAGTATGTATGCCTTTATAAAACAAGATTCAGCGTTTGGTGTTTTAGAGTTTATTAGATATATAATCTAACAAACAGTTGTTGTGTTGCTACCCttctttgaatttgaacaTATCAAGTGGTACTTCTCTTCCATATATCGGAATAGTTCCCAAGATTGCACGCTCTCGTTGatttttagagaaaaaaaaggtaattGGTCAAAGTTTGAaagctttttttaaaaaattttgtaCTTGGAAGCTTTTAACTTAAACGTGAACTAGTTTGTCGCTGTTCTATTCCATACCCTAATTTGAACACAGACAATAAGTTATTTTGGGAGTGCTCGGCGGATACACAATTGAAATCCACTATAAAAGATGGCTACCACACACCAacaagctttttttttttttcagggtAATATAGGGGGCAAAGCCCAAACCAAAGAGACTACACAGAAACATACCAACTAGCTTTTGTTATAGTGGTACTTTTCTTCCTAATATTGAAAGATGTCACAAGTTTGAATCCTCCCTCACCGATTGataaaatagataaataaacgATGGCTCCCACATAATCTAGTAAAAGATGGACCAAACAAGCAAGAGTTTCTCCTAGAAAGGTACCACTTGACGGATGTAAAACTTTCATTTCTCTATTTCTCCCAATTTCGTTAAGTTTTGACCATGTGCCCCTCACGTAGAGGGGGTATTTTGGTTCACGGGAGCCAAATTCATCCCAGTTTACCCAAATTTTAACCCAGAGATGTAAATTTTTTCGATAGCAATCCTAAAATTGCGCCTAAAGCGAATTAGAAAAGTTTCAACTTGTGTtttactgttacatcattacACGGGCTCGAGTGAATTGAAATACCCCTCCATGTTTAACAAAATTTGGAGGAATTTGAGAGAAATTGAAAtgtgtccttgaattgctcaaaattgaaactatagggataaaattgacaaaattgaaactatagAGACCAAAGTGGTAAAACTGACAAACTACAGgaactaaaaaataaacttttgctttattttatttgatgaaATGGTGTTTTAAGTCACTTACTGGGCCATTACAAACAGACAAGCTATTTAAAGCTCAACtttgatgtttttattttgggtaaACTACCGAATTACCCCCTGAACTTGTACATAACTATCAATTTACCCCTCAACTTTTTCTTCAGTAAATTAAGGGCTTgcattaaattttattatcaatGTTCCTCCCATCGTCAAAATTCCCACATTTCATCCATTAATCCGTCCATTTGACTCACATTGACTTTCTTTTAAGGGTTATTATGGTCAATCTACGTGGATTGAATTACCCAGGTGAACCTCACTTCTCATTTCGCACCTCCAAGGTTGATCCTCCATTTGTTTCTGGCGATTTCCATCTAtctgtggagagagagagagagagagagagagatgaggatGAACTTACCTGGCAGCATTGATGGGTCACACAGAGGGAGTTCGAAGACGACAGTTCATGGATGTTGCATCAAGGGTCTGTTATTGTGGAAGGGTTGCAAAAATTCAGACTTCTTAGACCTCTTCACATCCAGGACGAAGATTTTATGTTTGTGCACTGGTGAGTTAAATTTTGAAGTTTGGGTTTCAAATTTGCAGTTTTGAGTTtccaagttttaaaaaattgtcttTGCAGAATCGTTGTCAAATGTGGGAGTGGGGTGACCCTATTATGTGCAATAGATTTAAGCAAACAATTCCAGGACTGTTGAGGAGAATTAACAAGTTGGaatcagaaaaaaagaaagggaattCGAAGCTAAAAAACCCATGGTTTTGGGTGTTGTTGTGCATGTTTGGGATTATTGTGTGGTTGATTTTGAATGAAGATAAAGGCACCAATGGGCAGCTGTAGAAAGGGATGGGTAGTTGGCATTTTGTAAGAGTTATAAAGGGATGGGTGCTTGCCATTTTGTAAGGGTTAGAAAGAGCCAAAAGACCTGTTCAAATGGGTGGATTGGAAATTCATCTGCAAATTCATGTGCCTCATCATCAGCATCATCATCTAAACCAACGCCCACTACAAACTGGTTCCCCAACTCACCAACATCAGTTTCAGTTTGAACTTCTACTTCAATGAACTGTGGAGTAGAGGCAGATGCCTGGCTCTCTGGGAAATGTGGTTGAGGCTTATATGAGAGATATAAAGGTTGAACTCTAGAGGTAGGTGTGTGCTCCATAAACTCAACTACATGGGCATCTACTTCAATTGGAACAAACCTCTTTCTTTTGTTCCAGTAGTGCTACTGTATTTTTTGATGGTCGTATCCTAAATACTTCCTATGTAactgttcacccgttttcgcgttcactcctgtgatggaagggcgaagttccccactggcttggagaccatgtgttggtcaacaagtcagctttctttggtgtgcgagcgtgccactgctagcgacgtaaatcctagcagacttctttttagAGTAGAtgacttgcgccccaagttactgacttctaaaaatcaaacgattgtgaatttgggtgaggaatatctcccaagtaagttcttttcttgcctcaaactggtgaggactttcacaatttatctcagtatcaaatggctattctggccagaaatgtttgatagaagttggGCTGTctcaggcagaactgccttttacaggATAATAAATATGCACGCTGACTCTAGAAAGGTTAAAAGATGGCCGGAACTCCGTTTCTGCTTGGATGGAAGGTTCCAAtttgggctggactggacgcgTCTGGGTCGGTCCGTACTGCTTTGTGACTTCAAATGCTCGGCTGACCTGCAAATTGATAccaaagttggattttggcagagctttatgtTTGCTTCACGCTTCGTGAGGCCTTTTGAATGGGCAGAACTGCAGCTTCCTTAGTTTGAAAGGGACAGAAGTGGCTATTCTCGATGGTCTGATGCGCTAGGGTTTGCACTACgagagttgttctgcttgGGCAGGACTCTTCATGAGTTCGCTGAGGTCTCcacgtttgtgaaaactcaaactctgcttgtcttggcttttgctgaaccaaatttgtaacgagagatcTCGTTTTAGAAGACTTATTCTCTAAGTCTGGACTTTGGGATTCTGATCCAAAGCTGGTTTTTCTTGGGATCCAAGTGAGCTTTTGGctgttttcttgttgttgttttttttttgaNNNNNNNNNNCAAGGTAGTTTAGATATTTAGTTTTActcaactatatttttttacaatgggggttaaaatattcttagatattttatgaacccttatttttgtccactcaccttttcaaatattttgcgcccccaggctgtagcgtgcacaggatatccaccaccgggccatcttgacTTCCGCACCTTCTTGGTACAAAAGCGATGGTGTGTAAAACGATTAACTTACCTATATACTATTAGACTGCTCTgatattgccctagagtgagaTTGAAACTTTTGGCATGTTTGTTGAAGTGCTGGCTGTTGGTTGTATGGATATTTATGCCCGTTTTGATAGGTgtaagttttgggattgaacgaaatataggggagactctgccgaaatttcggtaggagtcaaggttaaaatttcaagtagaagggcaaataggtc
Proteins encoded:
- the LOC117636780 gene encoding syntaxin-112-like, giving the protein MNDLMTKSFLSYVDLKKQAMKDLESEPDLEMGKLGPADEQNLTQFFEEVTAIKADMEEITNLLLDLQDLNEETKSTHSAKVLRGLRDRINADMVAILRKAKGIKARLESLDHSNVANRNVSVEYKEGSPVDRMRISVTNGLRAKLRDMTNDFQSLREQIVKEHKEGLKRRYYNATGEEASEEVIDKMILESGQIKVFEGKAELAMENQQRHEALKDLQRSLTELHQVFLDMAMMVEKQGEQMDDIEQNVADAGAYIHGGTNALFSAKQMKQRRRRWVCWIGALVLLVLLVCLISILAS